One stretch of Acidobacteriota bacterium DNA includes these proteins:
- a CDS encoding 1-acyl-sn-glycerol-3-phosphate acyltransferase, which yields MRDSSQDPREDPRQSFYNVYVENRSSLVEVEEQGDSIVRQDGLSHWLSRLRSYFVLDPLIFSYTALLGSAAFATSFVDRGGAKQHVIARKWSEWILRTTMCPVRVVGLERVDTSCPAVYAANHISALDIPVLFANLPFQFRILAKQHLFRYPFVGGYLKRSGQYPVDHSNARTSIRSLGKAIEGLKSGMPLVIFPEGGRAADGHIMPFMSGAFYASVKAQVPVVPMAIVGTFEALPMNTFHIQPHELQLLIGEPISPANYMTRDMGELAAVTQRAIEDMYYANAHVPDPRVRV from the coding sequence TTGCGTGATTCCAGCCAAGACCCGCGCGAGGACCCGCGGCAGTCCTTTTACAATGTCTACGTGGAAAATCGCTCCAGCTTGGTTGAGGTCGAAGAACAGGGTGATTCTATTGTTAGGCAGGATGGGCTCTCCCATTGGCTTAGCCGATTGCGCTCGTACTTCGTGCTCGATCCGCTGATCTTCTCTTACACAGCTCTGCTGGGAAGCGCGGCATTTGCGACGTCATTCGTGGACCGAGGCGGCGCTAAACAGCATGTGATTGCGCGTAAGTGGTCGGAATGGATTCTCCGTACGACGATGTGCCCAGTGCGCGTCGTAGGCCTTGAGCGCGTGGATACTTCGTGCCCCGCTGTATATGCGGCGAACCATATTTCGGCGCTGGATATTCCCGTGCTATTCGCCAATCTTCCATTTCAGTTCCGCATTCTGGCTAAACAGCACCTGTTTCGATATCCATTTGTAGGCGGATACTTGAAACGCTCAGGGCAGTATCCGGTGGATCACAGCAACGCGCGCACCTCGATTCGTAGCTTGGGGAAAGCGATTGAGGGATTGAAGTCGGGAATGCCGCTGGTGATCTTTCCCGAAGGCGGACGAGCGGCGGACGGTCATATCATGCCCTTCATGAGCGGAGCTTTCTACGCATCGGTCAAAGCGCAGGTGCCGGTCGTCCCGATGGCTATTGTCGGCACGTTTGAAGCTCTGCCCATGAACACGTTTCACATTCAGCCGCACGAATTGCAGCTGCTGATCGGGGAGCCGATCTCTCCGGCAAATTACATGACTCGTGACATGGGAGAACTCGCTGCGGTAACACAGCGAGCTATTGAAGACATGTATTACGCGAATGCCCACGTGCCGGATCCGCGTGTCCGTGTGTAG
- a CDS encoding bifunctional folylpolyglutamate synthase/dihydrofolate synthase: protein MATSYQSAVESLLSLAPELWTQHDQKPRRKFDLEHMRVLTEALGHPERRFPSIIIAGTNGKGSTSAMLASIIRQAGYRPGLYTSPHLVRVNERIAIEGEPISDAEFAEMHGRIEAVSQGLMQVGKLEQHPSFFETLTAMAFDYFASAAVDIAVLEVGIGGRLDATNVADPLISIITDISLDHTTWLGNTLTEIAREKAGIIRPKGLLVTLPQHPEVNDALGEAVRGLDVQAVNASAYMPPITPAAEPFEAESGDSPHNRYPLDIFGKHVIIDSPLAGRHQLRNAALAIASAVELKQRFAYDISAQQIASGIASTRWPGRFQVVPGPTEIVLDVAHNPDGAWALRSALTSRYQGTPLTFIFGTMRDKAIAEIAEILFPLGEGVIATRVNSPRAASAGDICNLTSHVGTPITAAESLQQAIELARGRNRPIVITGSVYLVGAASELLKHSTGTDVHPRAGF, encoded by the coding sequence TTGGCCACCTCTTACCAATCTGCAGTCGAGAGTCTGCTCTCGCTTGCTCCCGAGCTTTGGACGCAGCACGACCAGAAGCCGCGGCGAAAGTTCGATTTGGAGCACATGCGAGTGCTTACCGAAGCGCTTGGGCATCCAGAGCGGCGGTTCCCCAGCATTATCATCGCGGGAACAAACGGCAAAGGATCGACCTCGGCGATGCTCGCCAGCATTATTCGCCAAGCAGGATACCGCCCGGGACTCTACACCTCTCCGCATCTGGTGCGCGTGAATGAGCGCATAGCGATCGAAGGCGAGCCCATTAGCGATGCGGAATTTGCCGAGATGCATGGGCGGATCGAAGCGGTTTCGCAGGGGTTGATGCAGGTGGGCAAGCTGGAACAGCATCCCAGTTTTTTTGAGACGCTCACCGCCATGGCATTTGATTATTTTGCGAGTGCGGCAGTCGACATCGCCGTCCTGGAGGTAGGTATTGGTGGGCGGCTCGATGCAACCAACGTAGCTGATCCGCTGATCTCGATCATTACCGACATCTCACTTGATCACACCACGTGGCTGGGCAACACGCTGACTGAGATTGCGCGCGAAAAGGCGGGAATTATCCGTCCCAAGGGGCTGCTCGTGACTCTGCCGCAGCATCCTGAGGTAAACGACGCGCTCGGCGAAGCAGTGCGTGGGCTTGACGTGCAGGCTGTGAACGCGAGCGCCTATATGCCGCCGATTACGCCCGCAGCGGAGCCCTTCGAGGCTGAGTCGGGAGATTCGCCGCACAATCGTTATCCGCTCGATATCTTCGGCAAGCACGTGATCATCGATTCGCCGCTTGCGGGGCGACATCAACTGAGAAACGCTGCCCTGGCGATCGCTTCCGCCGTCGAGCTGAAACAACGCTTCGCATACGACATTTCCGCGCAGCAGATCGCAAGTGGTATCGCGAGCACGCGCTGGCCAGGAAGATTCCAGGTGGTTCCCGGCCCGACTGAGATTGTGCTTGATGTCGCTCACAATCCCGACGGAGCGTGGGCGCTGCGTTCGGCACTAACTTCGCGCTATCAAGGAACTCCGCTCACATTTATTTTTGGGACGATGCGGGATAAAGCTATCGCTGAAATCGCCGAGATTTTGTTCCCATTAGGCGAAGGGGTAATTGCCACCAGAGTCAACAGCCCGCGCGCAGCTTCAGCGGGAGACATTTGCAACCTCACCTCTCACGTGGGGACTCCGATCACTGCTGCTGAATCGTTGCAGCAGGCGATTGAGCTTGCACGTGGGCGAAATCGGCCCATTGTGATTACTGGTTCGGTGTACCTCGTGGGAGCAGCGTCGGAATTACTCAAACACTCTACAGGGACTGACGTGCATCCTCGCGCGGGTTTCTGA
- a CDS encoding acetyl-CoA carboxylase carboxyl transferase subunit beta, protein MTWFRRESSELDPSGEKRVRTEGLWEKCEGCRQIIWKKDLDANLNVCPKCQYHFRLDARTRLATLLDNSEWEETETNLSSTDPLKFVDTKAYKDRLAKAQKETEISDAIINAEGTLEGKPVIASAMEYRFIGGSMGAVVGEAITRAIERAIEKRKPLIVISASGGARMMEGVGSLMQMAKISAALAKLDDAGLPYISVLTDPTTGGVTASYAMLGDLNVAEPGALIGFAGPRVIEQTIRQKLPEGFQRSEFLLEHGMLDAVVHRKDLKPYLSRALSFMGHMN, encoded by the coding sequence ATGACATGGTTTAGGCGGGAAAGTTCAGAACTTGACCCATCGGGCGAAAAGCGCGTCCGCACCGAAGGCCTGTGGGAGAAGTGCGAGGGATGCCGGCAGATCATCTGGAAGAAGGACCTGGACGCTAACCTGAACGTCTGCCCAAAGTGCCAGTATCATTTCCGGCTTGATGCGCGCACGCGCTTGGCAACACTGCTCGATAACAGCGAGTGGGAAGAAACAGAGACGAACCTCAGCTCCACCGATCCTCTCAAATTCGTCGACACCAAGGCTTACAAAGATCGGCTTGCGAAAGCGCAGAAAGAAACCGAGATTTCAGATGCAATCATCAACGCCGAAGGCACGCTTGAGGGCAAACCGGTAATCGCCAGCGCGATGGAGTACCGCTTCATTGGTGGAAGCATGGGAGCAGTTGTCGGCGAAGCCATTACCCGGGCAATCGAGCGCGCCATTGAAAAGCGAAAACCTCTCATCGTGATTTCAGCATCGGGTGGCGCACGCATGATGGAGGGAGTTGGCTCGCTCATGCAAATGGCGAAGATCTCGGCCGCCCTAGCCAAGCTCGACGATGCCGGCCTGCCCTACATTTCAGTGCTCACCGATCCGACGACCGGAGGAGTAACGGCATCCTACGCAATGCTAGGAGACTTGAACGTCGCAGAGCCGGGAGCCCTCATCGGCTTCGCAGGGCCACGAGTAATCGAGCAGACTATCCGCCAGAAGTTGCCCGAAGGATTTCAACGCAGCGAATTCCTGCTGGAGCACGGAATGCTCGACGCGGTAGTCCACCGCAAGGACTTGAAACCATATTTGTCGCGCGCATTGTCCTTCATGGGACACATGAACTGA
- the cobO gene encoding cob(I)yrinic acid a,c-diamide adenosyltransferase produces MNDVRRGLIIVNTGSGKGKTTAAIGTALRAVGNGMKILMLQFLKGSWHYGELDAVKAFGNNFIMKQLGRGFVKVGGAETDPEDIRMVEEAWEESRKEILSGNWDLVILDEINYAISYGMLDPEKVVEMLKQKPEMVHVILTGRNAHPKIVEVADTVTEMRQVKHAYEAGILAQRGIEY; encoded by the coding sequence ATGAATGACGTCCGCCGCGGTCTCATCATCGTCAACACTGGTTCCGGAAAGGGAAAGACGACCGCCGCCATCGGTACGGCGCTTCGTGCTGTCGGCAATGGGATGAAGATTCTCATGCTGCAGTTCCTGAAAGGATCATGGCATTACGGTGAACTCGACGCCGTGAAGGCCTTTGGGAACAACTTCATCATGAAGCAGCTTGGGCGTGGATTCGTGAAAGTCGGCGGGGCCGAGACTGATCCCGAAGATATCCGCATGGTGGAAGAAGCGTGGGAAGAGAGCCGCAAGGAGATCCTTTCAGGTAATTGGGATCTGGTAATCCTCGACGAAATTAACTACGCCATCAGCTATGGCATGCTGGATCCCGAGAAGGTCGTTGAGATGCTAAAGCAGAAACCTGAAATGGTTCATGTAATCTTGACCGGGCGCAACGCGCATCCGAAAATCGTTGAGGTTGCCGATACGGTCACCGAGATGCGCCAGGTAAAGCACGCATACGAAGCTGGTATTCTCGCGCAAAGGGGAATTGAATACTAG
- a CDS encoding rRNA methyltransferase, whose translation MKLRVLWIAPKSRSKEPAYDALTREYASRISKYQSIEASDLHNESSLLKLLEQSAGRTKPLLVLLDNRGKDITSEQFADFIESQHSADVQQLIFAIGPADGFSDAARRAASRILSFGKMTLPHELARVVLLEQIYRAFTIIRKHPYHCGHSSISRGLISPK comes from the coding sequence ATGAAGCTGCGCGTCCTGTGGATCGCGCCGAAGTCACGCAGCAAAGAACCGGCTTACGATGCTCTCACTCGGGAGTATGCGAGCCGCATTTCCAAGTATCAATCGATCGAAGCTTCAGACTTGCACAACGAAAGCTCTCTACTCAAGCTGCTCGAACAATCCGCTGGTCGTACAAAGCCTCTGCTGGTACTGCTTGATAATCGCGGTAAGGATATCACTTCGGAACAATTCGCCGACTTCATCGAATCCCAGCACTCCGCCGATGTACAGCAATTGATCTTCGCGATCGGCCCAGCCGATGGATTCAGCGATGCAGCCCGCCGGGCTGCGAGTCGGATTCTCTCATTCGGCAAAATGACACTTCCCCACGAACTCGCACGCGTTGTCTTGCTGGAGCAAATCTACCGGGCATTTACAATTATCCGGAAGCATCCATACCACTGTGGGCATTCGTCCATTTCACGAGGACTCATATCTCCTAAATGA
- a CDS encoding SAM-dependent methyltransferase yields the protein MKPKPANALTRFSDRVGDYIKYRPGYPPEVLRVLKESCGLSSNSVIADIGSGPGNLARLFLENGNEIFAVEPNAEMRNAGQQLLGHHRQYHSIDGSAEDTHLASSSVSFVTAAQSFHWFDWPRAKVEFVRVLQPGGWVVLLWNDRRFESSPFQRDYEQLLLQFGTDYAQVKTQGRNAVEVISDFFSGRFEKVCLDSSQFFDFEALKGRVLSASYAPKSDHPNYAVMLAELERIFRKHEQSAVVAFEYDTNIYFGQLK from the coding sequence ATGAAGCCGAAGCCAGCCAACGCACTCACACGCTTCTCCGATCGCGTGGGTGACTACATTAAGTACCGGCCAGGATATCCTCCCGAAGTACTTCGTGTGCTTAAGGAGAGCTGTGGACTAAGTTCCAATTCGGTCATAGCCGATATCGGTTCCGGGCCAGGCAACCTCGCTCGGCTATTCCTCGAGAATGGGAATGAAATCTTCGCCGTGGAACCGAACGCGGAAATGCGCAATGCCGGCCAACAGCTTCTCGGACATCACCGCCAGTATCACAGTATTGACGGCTCAGCCGAAGACACACATCTGGCCAGTAGCTCTGTTTCATTCGTTACGGCAGCACAGTCATTCCACTGGTTTGATTGGCCGCGCGCAAAAGTCGAGTTTGTGAGAGTTCTCCAGCCCGGCGGTTGGGTCGTGCTGCTTTGGAACGATCGACGCTTCGAGTCGAGTCCCTTTCAACGCGACTATGAACAGCTCCTTCTTCAATTCGGAACAGACTATGCTCAAGTAAAGACGCAGGGACGGAATGCCGTTGAGGTGATCTCTGACTTCTTCTCTGGCCGCTTCGAGAAGGTCTGCCTCGACAGTTCGCAATTCTTTGACTTCGAAGCCCTCAAAGGGCGGGTGCTCTCGGCCTCATACGCTCCGAAATCCGATCATCCTAATTACGCTGTCATGCTGGCTGAGCTGGAAAGAATCTTCCGCAAGCACGAACAAAGCGCTGTCGTGGCATTTGAGTACGACACCAACATCTATTTTGGACAGCTGAAATGA
- the rsfS gene encoding ribosome silencing factor, translated as MNAQIRSQVVSAVQACEEKKGEDISILEMDKNSSAFTDYFLICTGRNPRQIQAIADEVELRLKKSGVPANQVEGYNQADWILIDYLDFVVHIFSEASRKFYDLERLWKSARKVTIADLKKPAATPRSAKFSRTKAPAKVGSRTHGAGAPKSARVTAHRRKSS; from the coding sequence ATGAATGCCCAGATCCGAAGCCAGGTAGTGTCTGCCGTTCAGGCTTGCGAAGAGAAAAAAGGGGAGGACATCAGCATCCTCGAAATGGACAAAAATTCATCGGCATTCACCGACTACTTCCTCATTTGCACGGGAAGGAATCCACGGCAAATTCAAGCGATCGCAGATGAAGTGGAGCTGCGCCTCAAGAAGTCTGGCGTGCCTGCTAATCAGGTGGAAGGCTACAACCAGGCCGACTGGATCCTGATCGACTATCTGGATTTTGTTGTCCACATTTTTTCGGAGGCTTCGCGCAAGTTCTACGATTTGGAGCGGCTCTGGAAGTCGGCGCGCAAAGTAACAATCGCCGATTTGAAGAAGCCCGCTGCCACTCCGCGCTCTGCTAAGTTCAGTCGAACGAAGGCTCCGGCAAAAGTCGGATCCCGGACCCACGGCGCCGGCGCTCCAAAGTCGGCCAGAGTTACGGCACATCGTCGCAAGTCGTCTTGA
- the nadD gene encoding nicotinate (nicotinamide) nucleotide adenylyltransferase, with translation MLATYTLCPVNLAFFGGTFDPVHRGHIAVAESATKQFELGKVLFVPAELPPHKQDHALTPFAHRMAMVALATQGHSTFIPSDFEARLFRETGKPNFSLETVRRLKSTLKKADKLYFLVGIDAFLTVANWHRAVELLKECEFIVANRPGYSLGDIAGALPEQLRPKPEVLETANKAGDGLAPSGALMAFSGVTLRLLGDVSERVSSTQLRAAAASSGRRLEAYVGDAVAEYIRKIRLYRSTATPDSAGAATPAPNVEKKSRR, from the coding sequence CTGCTCGCGACGTATACACTGTGTCCCGTGAACCTCGCCTTCTTCGGCGGTACGTTCGATCCTGTTCATCGTGGACACATCGCTGTCGCCGAGAGCGCGACGAAGCAGTTCGAACTTGGCAAGGTACTGTTCGTTCCGGCCGAGTTGCCGCCTCATAAGCAAGATCACGCGCTTACTCCGTTTGCGCACCGAATGGCCATGGTTGCACTGGCCACGCAGGGGCATTCAACCTTCATTCCCTCTGACTTCGAGGCGCGTCTCTTTAGAGAGACCGGTAAGCCCAATTTCTCGCTCGAAACGGTTCGTCGGCTCAAGAGCACTCTGAAGAAAGCGGACAAGCTGTACTTCCTCGTTGGCATCGATGCATTTCTAACCGTTGCCAATTGGCATCGCGCGGTGGAGCTGCTCAAAGAATGCGAGTTCATCGTTGCGAATCGCCCCGGATATTCTCTCGGCGACATAGCTGGCGCGCTTCCGGAGCAACTTCGGCCTAAGCCTGAAGTTCTGGAAACCGCGAATAAGGCAGGCGATGGGCTGGCGCCTTCAGGCGCCCTGATGGCGTTCTCTGGCGTCACTCTGCGTCTGCTTGGGGATGTCTCTGAGCGCGTGTCCTCCACGCAATTGCGCGCTGCCGCTGCTTCCTCGGGCAGGAGACTTGAGGCATATGTTGGAGACGCTGTCGCCGAATACATCCGCAAGATTCGGCTTTACCGTTCCACTGCCACTCCTGACAGTGCAGGCGCCGCCACGCCTGCGCCTAATGTTGAAAAGAAATCACGGCGCTGA